From Verrucomicrobiia bacterium, a single genomic window includes:
- a CDS encoding two-component regulator propeller domain-containing protein, with the protein MRNPHNCHCGRDQFFDDRKPAASRRSGSQTRLEFGFTAYRFFLTIGRMPLRRSLVVIWMLLAILFSGRTPAAVTTVLPGSPFVVDAWGIGDGLPQSSVFAVTVTHDGYLWLGTLGLVRFDGLKFTLFDESNTPGLNNSRVLNVFEDTRRRLWAVMENGSVAVIETNGAVQNFSLGQESGGQCRIVEDSKGVVWILTAQLLVRHENGGLNGFFGSWKSIVAEASGDIWLGTDAKLVRLQDEREIPLSGRLDLLLASRKGGYWRLADGRIQKWNGDQRERDFGRYPWGDTPVLTACEDADGNLIVGTYGDGVYWLQPSRQFVHIRDELQHASVLSVTIDREGNLWIGTNGGGLHRVKRRTFGILADSEGRVVQSVAEDAAGGIWVGYNGESRVDYFRDGTNRSLRIIQEPRIAQNCDVKSVFVDAGQRLLAGLRYNGDPRELPLRLFERAGEGFIPLGHNELATENVSVLFQDSKGVMWVGLQNGLVRVQESSVRKFTQQDGLAGDEVRAIREDHEGHLWIATRNGLSMFETNRFTTFRKADGLPSDDLSCLYVDSTGELWVGTRGSGVARLHRGKWIYHTIASGLSGNSIGYVIEDAEKNLWIGSNAGLMRVTRESLDAFAEGRAARVLCRTYIEADGLPSRECTQGSQPSAARTADGTLWFPTTRGLVSVQPDRLRQNPFHPPVIIESILVAGIEQITNRLRAIAPKVLVIPPGRESLEFHFTSLNLGAAEQSRFRYRLEGHEDDWIDADTTRSVRYTRLAPREYRFLVTAANEDGVWNPNPAIQLVRVEPPFWRTAWFLALVTVVTLGLIVGTVHYLSTQRLQRELAELKRQEELEKERARIARDLHDQLGANLTQVALLGELAEADKELPEEVEGHARQITDTARETTKALDEIVWAVNPSNDTLDGLVNYLCKYAQEYFELAGLRYRIEVPAELPKLTLEPEVRHNVFLAAKEAVNNVIKHAAASAAWLRLHLEPGRFTLEIEDDGKGPAGMNQKTGRNGLRNMRKRLEDIGGSFSIDPAATKGTRVRLSAPIKKAR; encoded by the coding sequence ATGCGGAACCCACACAACTGTCACTGTGGACGCGATCAGTTCTTCGATGATCGAAAGCCGGCTGCAAGTCGGCGCTCCGGGTCGCAGACCCGGCTGGAGTTCGGCTTTACTGCATACCGCTTCTTCCTGACAATCGGCCGCATGCCGCTGCGACGATCGCTTGTTGTAATTTGGATGCTCCTGGCGATCCTGTTTTCCGGCCGCACTCCCGCTGCGGTAACCACGGTTCTTCCGGGATCCCCATTCGTCGTCGATGCCTGGGGGATTGGGGATGGGCTCCCGCAAAGTTCTGTCTTCGCAGTGACCGTGACGCACGACGGCTATCTTTGGCTGGGGACGCTTGGGTTGGTCCGCTTTGATGGCTTGAAGTTCACGCTGTTCGATGAATCGAACACCCCTGGTCTGAACAACAGCCGCGTATTAAATGTTTTCGAAGACACACGGCGACGGCTCTGGGCGGTGATGGAGAACGGCAGCGTTGCAGTCATCGAAACGAACGGCGCTGTGCAGAACTTTTCCCTGGGCCAGGAAAGCGGCGGGCAATGCAGGATTGTCGAAGATTCGAAAGGCGTCGTTTGGATTCTGACAGCGCAGTTGCTGGTGCGGCACGAGAACGGAGGCTTGAACGGGTTCTTCGGATCCTGGAAATCCATAGTTGCGGAGGCGTCGGGCGACATCTGGCTGGGCACGGATGCAAAACTCGTGCGGCTGCAGGACGAACGCGAAATTCCTCTCAGCGGCCGCCTGGATCTGCTGCTGGCGAGCCGCAAGGGAGGGTATTGGCGCCTGGCCGACGGCCGCATCCAGAAGTGGAACGGCGACCAGCGTGAACGCGACTTCGGCCGTTATCCGTGGGGCGACACCCCCGTGCTCACAGCTTGCGAAGACGCGGACGGCAACTTGATCGTGGGGACGTATGGCGATGGGGTGTACTGGCTTCAGCCAAGCCGCCAGTTCGTCCACATTCGCGACGAGTTGCAGCATGCCTCCGTGCTTTCGGTGACCATTGATCGCGAAGGCAATCTTTGGATTGGTACCAACGGCGGCGGGTTGCACCGCGTCAAGCGCAGGACGTTCGGCATCCTTGCAGATTCGGAAGGGCGCGTGGTTCAAAGTGTTGCCGAAGATGCAGCGGGCGGGATCTGGGTCGGCTACAATGGAGAGAGCCGGGTCGATTATTTTCGCGACGGAACGAATCGTTCCCTGAGGATTATCCAGGAACCGCGAATCGCGCAGAACTGCGACGTCAAATCGGTCTTCGTGGATGCGGGCCAGCGCCTGCTGGCGGGACTGCGCTACAACGGCGATCCGCGGGAGTTGCCGCTGCGATTGTTCGAGCGGGCAGGGGAGGGGTTTATTCCGCTCGGGCATAATGAGCTCGCAACCGAAAATGTCTCCGTGCTGTTCCAGGATTCCAAGGGCGTGATGTGGGTGGGCCTGCAGAATGGACTCGTGAGGGTGCAGGAATCCAGCGTTCGCAAATTCACCCAGCAGGATGGCCTCGCGGGCGATGAAGTGCGTGCCATCCGCGAGGATCATGAGGGACATTTGTGGATCGCAACCCGCAATGGTCTCAGCATGTTCGAGACGAATCGTTTCACCACGTTTCGAAAAGCTGATGGCTTGCCCAGTGATGATCTTTCGTGCCTCTACGTCGACTCAACGGGCGAACTCTGGGTCGGGACGCGCGGCAGTGGAGTGGCACGGTTGCATCGCGGTAAATGGATCTATCACACAATTGCTTCGGGCCTGAGCGGCAACAGCATCGGGTATGTCATCGAGGACGCGGAAAAGAATCTCTGGATTGGTTCCAACGCGGGCCTCATGCGGGTGACACGCGAAAGCCTTGATGCGTTTGCGGAAGGTCGCGCTGCTCGCGTGTTGTGCCGAACCTACATTGAAGCCGACGGCCTGCCTTCGCGCGAATGCACGCAAGGATCGCAACCCTCCGCTGCGCGAACCGCTGACGGGACGCTTTGGTTTCCAACAACACGCGGCCTGGTTTCGGTGCAGCCGGACCGATTGCGGCAGAATCCCTTTCACCCGCCTGTCATTATTGAATCGATTCTCGTTGCGGGCATCGAGCAGATCACGAATCGCCTGCGCGCGATCGCACCCAAGGTGCTCGTGATACCGCCCGGGCGCGAGAGCCTCGAGTTTCACTTCACCAGCCTGAACCTTGGCGCTGCGGAACAGTCGCGTTTCAGGTATCGGCTGGAGGGCCATGAAGACGATTGGATCGATGCCGACACCACGCGCAGCGTGCGTTACACGCGCCTTGCGCCGCGGGAGTATCGATTCCTTGTCACTGCGGCGAACGAAGATGGAGTTTGGAATCCCAATCCCGCCATTCAGCTGGTTCGCGTGGAACCGCCTTTCTGGCGGACGGCATGGTTCCTCGCCCTTGTCACGGTGGTGACGCTCGGACTGATTGTGGGAACGGTCCATTATCTTTCGACCCAGCGATTGCAGCGCGAACTGGCGGAGTTGAAACGCCAGGAGGAATTGGAGAAGGAACGCGCTCGGATTGCACGAGACCTGCACGATCAGCTGGGCGCGAACCTCACACAGGTCGCGCTGCTCGGTGAACTGGCCGAGGCGGACAAGGAACTTCCAGAAGAGGTGGAAGGCCACGCGAGGCAGATCACTGACACCGCACGAGAAACCACAAAGGCGTTGGATGAAATCGTGTGGGCGGTGAATCCATCGAACGACACGTTGGATGGCCTCGTGAATTATCTCTGCAAGTATGCGCAGGAATATTTTGAGCTCGCTGGATTGCGTTATCGCATCGAGGTTCCAGCTGAATTGCCGAAGCTGACGCTCGAGCCCGAAGTGCGCCACAACGTGTTCCTCGCCGCGAAGGAGGCGGTGAATAATGTCATCAAGCACGCGGCTGCATCCGCCGCCTGGTTGCGTCTGCACCTGGAACCCGGCCGTTTCACGCTTGAGATTGAGGACGACGGCAAGGGCCCCGCGGGCATGAACCAGAAAACGGGAAGAAACGGCTTGCGCAACATGCGAAAGCGGCTGGAGGATATTGGCGGCAGTTTTTCGATCGACCCCGCGGCAACAAAGGGCACACGGGTGCGGCTGAGCGCTCCAATCAAGAAAGCACGATAA
- a CDS encoding metal ABC transporter permease, translated as MTEILSVMKWPMIACLVLPGILVYYGLHIIRREVIFVDLALAQVATLGTCLCLYLGHEADDPHNYIWSVGFTLAGALLFTFTRASKQARVPQEALIGIIYVVAAAAGILLLSKSPHGKEELQRTLVGDLLTVTPGQIGKTAVLYAAIAAVHFIFRRKFIALSFTHDRVDKGLSFRLWDFLFYALFGLIVTSFVQIGGVLLVFSYLIVPAACGTYLANSLAARLLVGWGVATLASMAGLYASFRLDLPTGAAVVCVLGFALLVAIVFRPRRSAGLQSLA; from the coding sequence ATGACAGAAATCCTATCGGTCATGAAGTGGCCGATGATTGCGTGTCTCGTGCTGCCAGGGATCCTGGTCTACTACGGGCTGCACATCATCCGGCGCGAAGTGATCTTCGTGGACCTTGCACTGGCCCAGGTGGCGACGCTGGGCACATGTTTGTGTTTGTACCTTGGGCATGAAGCGGACGATCCACACAACTACATCTGGTCCGTTGGCTTCACGCTTGCGGGCGCGCTGTTGTTCACGTTCACCCGTGCGAGCAAGCAGGCGCGCGTGCCGCAGGAGGCTTTGATTGGAATCATCTACGTGGTTGCCGCGGCCGCGGGGATCCTGTTGCTGAGCAAAAGCCCGCACGGCAAGGAGGAACTGCAGCGCACGCTTGTGGGCGATCTCCTGACGGTGACGCCCGGACAAATCGGGAAAACTGCCGTGTTGTATGCAGCCATCGCGGCGGTGCACTTCATCTTTCGCCGAAAGTTCATAGCGCTATCGTTCACTCATGACCGCGTGGATAAAGGGCTGTCCTTTCGCCTTTGGGATTTTCTGTTTTATGCGCTGTTTGGATTGATTGTCACCAGCTTCGTGCAGATCGGCGGAGTGCTGCTGGTCTTCTCGTACCTGATCGTTCCCGCTGCGTGCGGAACGTATCTCGCAAACTCGCTTGCAGCGCGGCTGCTTGTCGGGTGGGGCGTGGCGACTCTCGCGAGCATGGCTGGCTTGTACGCGTCGTTTCGACTGGATCTGCCGACAGGCGCGGCCGTCGTGTGTGTGCTGGGATTCGCGTTGCTTGTGGCGATTGTATTCCGACCGCGGCGGAGCGCCGGCTTGCAGTCGTTGGCTTAG
- a CDS encoding metal ABC transporter substrate-binding protein → MKTLITLWCVVLPFVIQAKLNVVATTPDLASIAREIGGDKIELTTMARPTEDPHFVDAKPSFIVKLNKADALIHGGAELESGWLPRLLQQARNAKIVSAAKGDVRCCEGVQMLEIPAQLDRSGGDIHAAGNPHYLVDPENARIVAHHLADAFGTMDAANRAFYEEQAKRFVSDVEAKLTAWKTKLLPFKGQHLVAYHNSWLYFARRFDLKTEIFLEPKPGIPPSPAHLAKVMTQMKAERARVILVDPYLNRKTADTVARGTGATVVNVTQYPGGVKGTEGGYIAMMDYLVNAVADALNGAAKP, encoded by the coding sequence ATGAAAACATTGATTACCCTTTGGTGCGTCGTTCTTCCCTTCGTCATACAGGCGAAGTTGAACGTGGTTGCAACGACGCCCGACCTCGCATCGATCGCACGGGAAATTGGCGGCGATAAAATTGAGCTCACCACCATGGCGCGGCCGACGGAGGATCCCCACTTCGTCGATGCAAAACCGAGCTTCATCGTGAAGCTGAACAAGGCTGACGCGTTGATCCATGGCGGCGCTGAGCTGGAGTCAGGCTGGCTGCCCAGGCTGCTGCAGCAGGCGCGGAATGCGAAGATTGTATCGGCGGCGAAGGGCGATGTGCGCTGTTGCGAAGGCGTGCAGATGCTGGAGATCCCGGCGCAATTGGATCGATCGGGTGGTGACATCCATGCTGCGGGCAACCCGCACTATCTCGTTGATCCCGAGAACGCCCGCATCGTGGCGCATCATCTGGCAGACGCGTTCGGAACGATGGACGCGGCGAACCGCGCGTTCTATGAGGAGCAGGCGAAGAGATTTGTGAGCGATGTGGAGGCGAAACTCACTGCCTGGAAAACGAAGCTGCTTCCGTTCAAAGGACAGCATCTGGTGGCCTACCATAATTCCTGGCTCTACTTCGCGCGCCGTTTCGATTTGAAGACCGAAATCTTTCTTGAGCCGAAGCCCGGCATCCCGCCTTCGCCGGCACATCTTGCAAAGGTGATGACGCAGATGAAGGCGGAGCGCGCTCGCGTGATCCTTGTCGATCCCTATCTGAATCGAAAAACCGCCGACACAGTCGCGCGCGGAACAGGCGCCACCGTGGTGAACGTCACGCAATACCCGGGAGGGGTGAAAGGAACCGAGGGCGGCTATATCGCCATGATGGATTATCTCGTGAACGCCGTGGCGGACGCGCTGAACGGAGCAGCAAAGCCATGA